The following proteins come from a genomic window of Bubalus kerabau isolate K-KA32 ecotype Philippines breed swamp buffalo chromosome 20, PCC_UOA_SB_1v2, whole genome shotgun sequence:
- the MST1 gene encoding hepatocyte growth factor-like protein, whose protein sequence is MFPEPASLRLPNLFRLRPPPAREELLAQPRVASLSFPRDGTSGRYACADLHAHPAGQRSPLNDFQVLRGTELQHLLHSVGPGPWQEDVANAEECAGRCGPLLDCRAFHYNLSSHGCQLLPWTQHSPHTRLQRSGRCDLFQKKNYVRTCIVDNGVEYRGTVAITVGGLPCQRWSHRFPNDHKFTPTLRNGLEENFCRNPDRDPGGPWCYTTDPAVRFQSCGIKSCREAACLWCNGEDYRGSVDSTESGRECQRWDLQHPHPHPFEPGKFLDKNLDDNYCRNPDGSERPWCYTTDPKMEREFCDLPRCGSEAQPSQEATTLNCFRGKGEGYRGTVNTTAAGVPCQRWDAQLPHQHRFAPEKYACKDLRENFCRNPDGSEAPWCFTSRPGMRMAFCYQIRRCTDDVRPEDCYHGAGELYRGSVSKTRKGIRCQHWSAETPHKPQFKHTSAPHAPLEENFCRNPDGDSHGPWCYTTDPGTPFDYCALRRCDDDQQPSILETAHQVLFDKCGKRVTRVDLLHSKLRVVGGQPGNSPWTVSLRNRQGQHFCGGSLVKEQWVLTARQCFSSCHMSLVGYEVWLGTLFQDPQPGEPDLQHIPMAKMVCGPSGSQLVLLKLERPVILNQRVALICLPPERYVVPPGTRCEIAGWGETKGTGDDTVLNIALLSVISNQECNVKHRGRVRESEMCTAGLLAPVGACEGDYGGPLACFTHDCWVLQGIIIPNRVCARPRWPAIFMRVSVFVDWIHKVMRLG, encoded by the exons ATGTTCCCGGAGCCCGCCTCGCTCCGGCTGCCCAACCTCTTTCGCCTCCGTCCCCCACCTGCGCGGGAGGAGCTCCTGGCCCAGCC ACGCGTGGCCTCGCTCTCCTTTCCCAGGGATGGCACCTCTGGCCGG TATGCATGTGCTGATTTGCATGCCCACCCTGCAGGGCAGCGCTCGCCCTTGAATGACTTCCAGGTGCTTCGGGGTACGGAGCTGCAACACCTGCTACACTCAGTGGGGCCCGGGCCTTGGCAAGAAGATGTGGCAAATGCTGAGGAATGTGCAGGCCGCTGTGGGCCCCTCCTGGACTGCAG GGCCTTCCACTACAACTTGAGCAGCCATGGTTGCCAGTTGCTGCCATGGACCCAGCACTCACCTCATACACGACTGCAGCGTTCCGGGCGCTGTGACCTCTTCCAAAAGAAAA ACTATGTCCGCACCTGCATCGTGGACAACGGGGTCGAGTACCGGGGCACTGTGGCCATCACCGTGGGTGGCTTACCCTGCCAGCGCTGGAGCCACAGGTTTCCCAATGACCACAA GTTCACACCCACACTCCGGAACGGCTTGGAGGAGAACTTCTGCCGCAACCCGGACAGAGACCCGGGAGGTCCCTGGTGCTATACAACCGACCCTGCCGTGCGCTTCCAGAGCTGCGGCATAAAGTCCTGCCGGGAGG CCGCTTGCCTTTGGTGCAATGGCGAGGATTACCGCGGCTCAGTGGACAGCACCGAGTCAGGACGCGAATGTCAACGCTGGGACCTGCAGCACCCGCACCCACACCCCTTCGAGCCCGGCAA GTTTCTGGACAAAAATCTGGACGACAACTATTGCCGGAATCCGGACGGCTCGGAGCGGCCCTGGTGCTATACCACCGACCCGAAGATGGAGAGAGAGTTCTGCGACCTCCCCCGCTGCG GGTCCGAGGCACAGCCGAGCCAGGAAGCCACGACGCTCAACTGCTTCCGCGGGAAAGGCGAGGGCTACCGGGGCACAGTCAACACCACCGCCGCGGGCGTGCCCTGCCAGCGTTGGGATGCACAGCTCCCACATCAGCATCGCTTTGCGCCGGAAAAGTATGCGTGCAA AGACCTTCGGGAGAACTTCTGTCGAAACCCCGACGGATCGGAGGCGCCCTGGTGCTTCACATCGCGGCCTGGCATGCGCATGGCTTTCTGTTACCAGATCCGGCGCTGCACCGACGACGTGCGGCCCGAGG ACTGCTACCATGGCGCGGGGGAACTGTACCGCGGCTCTGTTAGCAAGACCCGAAAGGGCATCCGGTGTCAGCACTGGTCGGCTGAGACGCCACACAAGCCGCA GTTCAAGCACACTTCTGCCCCACACGCGCCCCTGGAGGAAAACTTCTGCCGGAACCCAGACGGGGATAGTCACGGGCCCTGGTGCTACACCACGGACCCAGGGACTCCATTCGACTACTGTGCACTGCGGCGCTGTG ATGATGACCAACAGCCGTCCATCCTGGAGACTGCAC ACCAGGTGCTGTTTGATAAATGTGGCAAGAGAGTGACGCGAGTGGACCTGTTGCACTCCAAGCTGCGTGTGGTCGGGGGCCAGCCTGGAAACTCACCCTGGACAGTCAGCTTGCGCAACCG GCAGGGCCAGCACTTCTGTGGAGGCTCCCTAGTGAAGGAGCAGTGGGTTCTGACTGCCCGGCAGTGTTTCTCCTCCTG CCATATGTCTCTCGTGGGCTATGAGGTGTGGCTAGGCACCCTGTTCCAGGACCCACAGCCCGGGGAGCCAGACCTGCAGCACATCCCAATGGCCAAGATGGTCTGTGGGCCCTCTGGTTCCCAGCTTGTTCTGCTCAAGTTGGAGAG ACCCGTGATTCTGAACCAGCGTGTGGCCCTGATCTGCCTGCCCCCTGAGCGGTATGTGGTGCCTCCAGGCACCAGGTGTGAGATTGCAGGCTGGGGTGAGACCAAAG GTACAGGGGACGACACAGTCCTGAACATAGCCCTCCTGAGTGTCATCTCCAACCAGGAATGTAATGTCAAGCACCGAGGACGCGTACGGGAGAGTGAGATGTGCACTGCAGGACTGCTGGCCCCAGTGGGAGCCTGTGAG GGTGACTACGGGGGCCCACTTGCCTGCTTTACTCATGACTGCTGGGTCCTGCAGGGAATTATAATCCCCAACCGAGTGTGCGCACGGCCCCGCTGGCCAGCCATCTTCATGCGTGTCTCTGTGTTTGTGGACTGGATTCACAAGGTCATGAGGCTGGGCTAG